A window of Salvia splendens isolate huo1 chromosome 8, SspV2, whole genome shotgun sequence genomic DNA:
ACACAAGGGGATTTAAAGGTTGACAACTCACCATTtccatttttccaaaaaaaatcagTATCGATTATAAGCTTTCCCAAAGTCACTACGTCTGCGACGCTGGAAGTCGTCATAATTGTCATGGGACCTATTAGAAGGATAACACTCCATAGCATTAGGAAACCTGCCCCTTGAGTGCATACTACCAGGTCCAGAGTGATAAAGATTTTCAGAACAGTCAAAGTCTGGGTAACTTGGTTGCTTATAACCAGCAAAACCAGATTCGGGAATGTGTTGACATGCTTGGTGCCTCCTCTGTTCATGTAACTGAAGAAACTCTTCCCACATATTTGCATGTTCAATCTTTAGTGTAGCTACTTTTCTCATGAAATTCTCCCTCATCTCTGTAACAACCTAAAATCGGAGAGAGGGGGAAAAATGAACAGAGATTAATTACTAGGACTTTGCTAATAGCCTAAAACTTAAAAATGGACTGGGCCAAAATGAATATAGCAACAGCATTACATATCAGAATTCATGTGATTGGAAAGATATATACTCcagtataattattattttagctTAAGCGCAGTCAGGCCTATGCAATATGCACAAAATTAAGCTTGAAATGACTTCATTTATAAATCTAGAAGCATAATAAACCTCACGATGCTTGTAAttttcatcatcttcttctttgtCCCGATGTTTAGCAAGTTCCATAGCCTCCCTTTTATACTGCAACTCCAAATCCTCCAGTGTCTGGAGAAAGGAAGGGCATTCAAACTTACTTTCAGGCTGCATAGCAGATCCACCTCTGTCAGCACTCCATCCATCTGCCCTGAAGTTGCTTCTATTCTGAGAATGGCCTTCATATGAGTTAAAGGAGTTTCCTGCGTAAGAAGGACGGACTGGAGACTTGGAATGGCTTGACCGACCTCTACCTCCATCAATACCATAAGCTTCACCAAAGGAAAGTATTGTTTAGCACTTCCTTTCAAGATGTTTAACAATTCTTGCAGCTTTATCATGACACTATCTTAAATCCTCTTAGTGAATCCATCTGGGGCAAGCAAGACTTGGGAatctttgataaaaaaaaatcgttTGGGAGACCATCCTTTTTCAATTCAGAACCACCATGTAAGTAATACCAGAATCGAACAAAACGCTTGAGCCTAAGAACTTACCTCTTGCTGCAAAAAAGATTATAAAAACAAGCAATATTACTGAAAACGATGGACCAGACAAATATGAAGCTTATCTGAGCCTGAAAAGTAATGGAGTACTAATAATGTAAGGCAATAATATATCCAAATTCCACCTACCATGGGGAGAGACGCTTGAGAGTTTTTGAAGATCTTCTCGCACACGGTTTTCCACACTCCTCTCTTGTCTACCATACCTATGAGAAATATGTGCAGTACGGTGGGGGCTGGAATTGGACTTTTGGGATCCAGACCGTCCCAGTCGAGATATAACAGGACTTCTACGTTCAAATGATCTGGACTGTGAAACTGGGGAGCTTGATGAACCTTTGCGCTCGCCCTCTTCAAGATATTTATTAACACCCT
This region includes:
- the LOC121745046 gene encoding uncharacterized protein LOC121745046 isoform X2, yielding MGSREESDVDDDFNEIYKAYTGPVVSNTPNEPEKTSKRSHAGSDEEEQTRDPNAVPTDFTSREAKVWEAKSKATERNWKKRKEEEMICKICGESGHFTQGCPSTLGANRKSQDFFERVPARDPHVKALFSEDVVNKIEKDIGCTIKINEKFIIVSGKDRLILKKGVDAVHKIKEEGDNKGVNKYLEEGERKGSSSSPVSQSRSFERRSPVISRLGRSGSQKSNSSPHRTAHISHRYGRQERSVENRVREDLQKLSSVSPHAYGIDGGRGRSSHSKSPVRPSYAGNSFNSYEGHSQNRSNFRADGWSADRGGSAMQPESKFECPSFLQTLEDLELQYKREAMELAKHRDKEEDDENYKHREVVTEMRENFMRKVATLKIEHANMWEEFLQLHEQRRHQACQHIPESGFAGYKQPSYPDFDCSENLYHSGPGSMHSRGRFPNAMECYPSNRSHDNYDDFQRRRRSDFGKAYNRY
- the LOC121745046 gene encoding uncharacterized protein LOC121745046 isoform X1, which produces MGSREESDVDDDFNEIYKAYTGPVVSNTPNEPEKTSKRSHAGSDEEEQTRDPNAVPTDFTSREAKVWEAKSKATERNWKKRKEEEMICKICGESGHFTQGCPSTLGANRKSQDFFERVPARDPHVKALFSEDVVNKIEKDIGCTIKINEKFIIVSGKDRLILKKGVDAVHKIKEEGDNKGVNKYLEEGERKGSSSSPVSQSRSFERRSPVISRLGRSGSQKSNSSPHRTAHISHRYGRQERSVENRVREDLQKLSSVSPHARAYGIDGGRGRSSHSKSPVRPSYAGNSFNSYEGHSQNRSNFRADGWSADRGGSAMQPESKFECPSFLQTLEDLELQYKREAMELAKHRDKEEDDENYKHREVVTEMRENFMRKVATLKIEHANMWEEFLQLHEQRRHQACQHIPESGFAGYKQPSYPDFDCSENLYHSGPGSMHSRGRFPNAMECYPSNRSHDNYDDFQRRRRSDFGKAYNRY